A region of Vigna radiata var. radiata cultivar VC1973A chromosome 10, Vradiata_ver6, whole genome shotgun sequence DNA encodes the following proteins:
- the LOC106774467 gene encoding transcription factor GTE8 isoform X1, translating into MITTEIIAPSARVKIKFPTKRMDVDVGAKREFGREVSHTDERRSFISNGKSSGLNSHKRGQPDSNEGQKVKRQRVDRKGSVLCSTILKSLITHRYGWVFSKPVDPVALNIPDYFNIIKSPMDFGTIKAKLETNYYSGTEEFADDVRLTFSNAMTYNPPGNDVHVMAKDLWEIFERKWKDLIRKLKCEDERSRSETETIKETSGRSLDIMHSRNKDSWPKKTHVSEKKGIHKSISPASKNASVNGEAPKLSQIPCKFMEKDLHKGRKGNRDREQSAGSLKACSTACPVTCKCSTCGDTNCHCVIQSNSTQVSSDISSEGSEGRDLTASGADTLRQDCLTKGSSPVEKKSDSDGTVSSLDSEHICPSSKHVTFTTDASSGEVWSTSILPVQLSPKKALRAAMLKSRFADTILKAQQKTLLEHGDKGNPKKMQLEKERLERIQREERARIEAQIKTAEAAARTRAEEESRRRREKEREAARVAIEKMKRTVDIEHNMEIIRELESLSGCTLSYKAMGGRNGYKVALDTWDKPQFENPLERLGLFMKEEYIVEDEEFLNGAREEGEIFN; encoded by the exons ATGATTACCACTGAAATTATAGCACCTAGTGCTAGAGTGAAGATCAAGTTCCCAACAAAAAGGATGGACGTTGATGTTGGGGCTAAACGCGAGTTTGGACGGGAAGTGTCTCACACTGATGAAAGAAGGAGTTTTATTTCGAATGGAAAATCGTCTGGGCTGAATTCCCACAAGAGGGGACAACCAGATAGTAATGAGGGCCAAAAGGTGAAAAGACAGAGGGTTGATCGAAAAGGGTCAGTTCTGTGTTCTACAATACTGAAGAGTTTAATAACTCATCGATATGGTTGGGTGTTTAGCAAGCCAGTAGACCCTGTGGCTTTGAATATTCCAGACTATTTTAACATCATAAAAAGTCCAATGGATTTTGGAACAATTAAAGCTAAGTTGGAGACAAACTATTATTCGGGCACTGAGGAGTTTGCAGATGATGTCAGACTGACTTTCTCAAATGCAATGACATACAATCCTCCCGGTAATGATGTCCATGTGATGGCAAAGGATCTATGGGAAATATTTGAGAGAAAATGGAAAGATCTGATTAGGAAATTGAAGTGTGAAGATGAACGCAGTAGAAGCGAGACTGAAACAATCAAGGAAACTAGCGGAAGAAGTCTTGACATAATGCATTCCAGAAATAAGGATTCCTGGCCTAAAAAGACACACGTATCTGAAAAGAAAGGAATTCACAAGAGTATATCACCGGCCTCCAAAAATGCTAGTGTAAAT GGGGAGGCACCTAAATTATCACAGATTCCTTGCAAGTTTATGGAGAAAGACTTGCACAAAG GCAGAAAAGGTAACCGTGATAGAGAACAGTCTGCTGGCTCGCTAAAGGCATGTTCTACTGCATGCCCTGTCACATGCAAGTGTAGCACTTGTGGTGATACCAACTGCCATTGTGTAATTCAAAGCAACTCAACACAAGTGTCATCAG ATATATCATCTGAAGGATCAGAAGGAAGGGACCTAACTGCGTCTGGTGCTGATACGTTGAGACAG GATTGCCTGACTAAGGGTTCCTCACCCGTGGAGAAGAAATCGGATTCTGATG GGACTGTTAGTTCCTTGGACAGTGAACATATTTGCCCTAGTTCTAAGCATGTAACTTTTACCACTGATGCCTCTTCTGGGGAAG TTTGGAGCACGTCTATTTTGCCTGTCCAGCTTTCTCCTAAAAAGGCTCTTCGTGCTGCTATGCTTAAAAGCCGCTTTGCAGATACCATTTTGAAAGCTCAGCAAAAGACCCTTCTTGAGCAT gGTGATAAAGGTAATCCTAAAAAGATGCAGCTGGAAAAGGAGAGATTGGAAAGGATTCAGCGTGAAG AAAGAGCCAGAATCGAAGCTCAAATCAAAACTGCTGAGGCTGCTGCAAGAACAAGGGCTGAGGAAGAGTCAAGGCGgcgaagagaaaaggaaagagaagcTGCACGAGTTGCAATAGAAAAg ATGAAAAGAACTGTTGATATAGAACATAATATGGAGATTATAAGAGAACTGGAAAGTTTGAGCGGATGCACGCTTTCTTATAAGGC
- the LOC106774467 gene encoding transcription factor GTE8 isoform X2 — protein MITTEIIAPSARVKIKFPTKRMDVDVGAKREFGREVSHTDERRSFISNGKSSGLNSHKRGQPDSNEGQKVKRQRVDRKGSVLCSTILKSLITHRYGWVFSKPVDPVALNIPDYFNIIKSPMDFGTIKAKLETNYYSGTEEFADDVRLTFSNAMTYNPPGNDVHVMAKDLWEIFERKWKDLIRKLKCEDERSRSETETIKETSGRSLDIMHSRNKDSWPKKTHVSEKKGIHKSISPASKNASVNGEAPKLSQIPCKFMEKDLHKGRKGNRDREQSAGSLKACSTACPVTCKCSTCGDTNCHCVIQSNSTQVSSGSEGRDLTASGADTLRQDCLTKGSSPVEKKSDSDGTVSSLDSEHICPSSKHVTFTTDASSGEVWSTSILPVQLSPKKALRAAMLKSRFADTILKAQQKTLLEHGDKGNPKKMQLEKERLERIQREERARIEAQIKTAEAAARTRAEEESRRRREKEREAARVAIEKMKRTVDIEHNMEIIRELESLSGCTLSYKAMGGRNGYKVALDTWDKPQFENPLERLGLFMKEEYIVEDEEFLNGAREEGEIFN, from the exons ATGATTACCACTGAAATTATAGCACCTAGTGCTAGAGTGAAGATCAAGTTCCCAACAAAAAGGATGGACGTTGATGTTGGGGCTAAACGCGAGTTTGGACGGGAAGTGTCTCACACTGATGAAAGAAGGAGTTTTATTTCGAATGGAAAATCGTCTGGGCTGAATTCCCACAAGAGGGGACAACCAGATAGTAATGAGGGCCAAAAGGTGAAAAGACAGAGGGTTGATCGAAAAGGGTCAGTTCTGTGTTCTACAATACTGAAGAGTTTAATAACTCATCGATATGGTTGGGTGTTTAGCAAGCCAGTAGACCCTGTGGCTTTGAATATTCCAGACTATTTTAACATCATAAAAAGTCCAATGGATTTTGGAACAATTAAAGCTAAGTTGGAGACAAACTATTATTCGGGCACTGAGGAGTTTGCAGATGATGTCAGACTGACTTTCTCAAATGCAATGACATACAATCCTCCCGGTAATGATGTCCATGTGATGGCAAAGGATCTATGGGAAATATTTGAGAGAAAATGGAAAGATCTGATTAGGAAATTGAAGTGTGAAGATGAACGCAGTAGAAGCGAGACTGAAACAATCAAGGAAACTAGCGGAAGAAGTCTTGACATAATGCATTCCAGAAATAAGGATTCCTGGCCTAAAAAGACACACGTATCTGAAAAGAAAGGAATTCACAAGAGTATATCACCGGCCTCCAAAAATGCTAGTGTAAAT GGGGAGGCACCTAAATTATCACAGATTCCTTGCAAGTTTATGGAGAAAGACTTGCACAAAG GCAGAAAAGGTAACCGTGATAGAGAACAGTCTGCTGGCTCGCTAAAGGCATGTTCTACTGCATGCCCTGTCACATGCAAGTGTAGCACTTGTGGTGATACCAACTGCCATTGTGTAATTCAAAGCAACTCAACACAAGTGTCATCAG GATCAGAAGGAAGGGACCTAACTGCGTCTGGTGCTGATACGTTGAGACAG GATTGCCTGACTAAGGGTTCCTCACCCGTGGAGAAGAAATCGGATTCTGATG GGACTGTTAGTTCCTTGGACAGTGAACATATTTGCCCTAGTTCTAAGCATGTAACTTTTACCACTGATGCCTCTTCTGGGGAAG TTTGGAGCACGTCTATTTTGCCTGTCCAGCTTTCTCCTAAAAAGGCTCTTCGTGCTGCTATGCTTAAAAGCCGCTTTGCAGATACCATTTTGAAAGCTCAGCAAAAGACCCTTCTTGAGCAT gGTGATAAAGGTAATCCTAAAAAGATGCAGCTGGAAAAGGAGAGATTGGAAAGGATTCAGCGTGAAG AAAGAGCCAGAATCGAAGCTCAAATCAAAACTGCTGAGGCTGCTGCAAGAACAAGGGCTGAGGAAGAGTCAAGGCGgcgaagagaaaaggaaagagaagcTGCACGAGTTGCAATAGAAAAg ATGAAAAGAACTGTTGATATAGAACATAATATGGAGATTATAAGAGAACTGGAAAGTTTGAGCGGATGCACGCTTTCTTATAAGGC